The following are encoded together in the Streptomyces rapamycinicus NRRL 5491 genome:
- a CDS encoding acyclic terpene utilization AtuA family protein, with amino-acid sequence MSKTVRLGAGMAFWGDSVQPAIRMVERGEIDYLCCDHLAELTMSILSKQMDRNPEYGYTRDILDLLRGALPMCVEKGVKVITNSGGANPRAAAGKIAELAGELGVSGIRIAVVTGDDLRPQIDDLMAREVTFANLDTGEELATVRPRLTHAAAYTGCEGIVEALEGGADIVVCGRVTDIALYLGPLRYEFGWKADDWERLGMATAVAHAIECGGQATGGLLAGGWWDTPGLEDLGYPIAEVAEDGTAVITKTPGSGGRVNIASVSEQMVYEILDPANYLTADVTADFSGIRLEQVGEDRVRITGATGRPAPETLKVNMGYRNGFIGEVQFTYTWPHAVAKARRGVEFLEKRLARAGFTATDTHVEYIGRNSMWNDRISVPDDPGLPEAVVRYAARCPDETEARKVFTESVPLYNNGPAGVGGIGTRPPLKELFAIWPCLVPREYVVQSVEMVEV; translated from the coding sequence GACCACCTCGCCGAGCTCACCATGTCCATCCTGTCCAAGCAGATGGACCGCAACCCCGAGTACGGCTATACCCGCGACATCCTCGACCTGCTCCGCGGCGCCCTCCCGATGTGCGTGGAGAAGGGCGTCAAGGTCATCACGAACTCCGGCGGCGCCAACCCGAGGGCCGCGGCGGGCAAGATCGCGGAACTCGCCGGCGAACTCGGCGTCTCCGGCATCAGGATCGCGGTCGTGACAGGTGACGACCTGCGCCCGCAGATCGACGACCTGATGGCACGCGAGGTCACCTTCGCCAACCTGGACACCGGTGAGGAGCTCGCCACCGTCCGCCCCAGGCTCACTCATGCGGCGGCCTATACCGGCTGCGAAGGCATCGTCGAGGCCCTGGAGGGCGGTGCGGACATCGTGGTGTGCGGGCGGGTCACCGACATCGCGCTCTACCTCGGGCCGCTGCGGTACGAATTCGGCTGGAAGGCCGACGACTGGGAGCGTCTCGGCATGGCCACCGCCGTCGCGCACGCGATCGAGTGCGGCGGACAAGCCACCGGTGGCCTGCTCGCCGGCGGCTGGTGGGACACCCCTGGCCTGGAGGATCTGGGTTATCCGATCGCCGAGGTCGCCGAGGACGGCACCGCGGTGATCACGAAGACCCCGGGCTCCGGTGGCCGCGTGAACATCGCGTCGGTCAGCGAGCAGATGGTCTACGAGATCCTCGACCCCGCGAACTATCTGACCGCCGACGTCACCGCGGACTTCAGCGGCATCCGCCTGGAGCAGGTGGGCGAGGACCGGGTCCGGATCACCGGCGCCACCGGACGCCCGGCCCCGGAGACGCTCAAGGTCAACATGGGCTATCGCAATGGGTTCATCGGCGAGGTCCAGTTCACCTACACCTGGCCGCACGCGGTGGCCAAGGCGCGGCGGGGCGTCGAATTCCTGGAGAAGCGGCTGGCCAGGGCCGGGTTCACGGCCACCGACACGCATGTCGAGTACATCGGCCGGAACTCCATGTGGAACGACCGGATATCCGTCCCGGACGACCCCGGTCTGCCGGAGGCCGTCGTCCGCTACGCGGCGCGGTGTCCCGACGAGACCGAGGCCCGCAAGGTCTTCACCGAGTCCGTGCCGCTCTACAACAACGGTCCGGCCGGCGTCGGCGGCATCGGCACGCGGCCGCCCTTGAAGGAGCTCTTCGCGATCTGGCCGTGCCTGGTTCCGCGCGAGTACGTCGTGCAGTCCGTCGAGATGGTGGAGGTCTGA
- a CDS encoding SDR family NAD(P)-dependent oxidoreductase, which yields MDISGASALVTGGASGLGLATARRLVKVGAHVTVLDLPTSAGADVAEELGGRFAPADVTDPEQTQAAVAEAGKEGPLRVLVHCAGRGGPVRVVDKHGQPGSLEVYEAIVRLNLIGSFNVLRLAAAAMAATEPVDGERGVCVLTASVAAFEGQIGQIPYASSKAGIVGMTLVAARDLASKLIRVCTIAPGTFDTPLLARLSDDVRDSLGKAVPHPSRLGNPDEFGSLAAQIVENSMLNGETIRLDGAIRMPPR from the coding sequence ATGGACATCTCAGGTGCGTCCGCCCTCGTCACGGGTGGCGCTTCCGGGCTCGGGCTGGCCACGGCCCGGCGGCTGGTGAAGGTCGGCGCCCACGTGACCGTGCTCGACCTGCCGACCTCCGCGGGCGCGGACGTCGCCGAGGAACTCGGCGGCCGGTTCGCCCCCGCCGACGTCACCGACCCCGAGCAGACACAGGCCGCGGTCGCCGAGGCCGGCAAGGAGGGGCCGTTGCGCGTGCTCGTGCACTGCGCGGGCCGAGGCGGTCCGGTGCGAGTGGTCGACAAGCACGGGCAGCCCGGGTCGCTCGAAGTGTACGAGGCGATCGTGCGGCTCAACCTGATCGGCTCGTTCAACGTGCTGCGGCTCGCCGCGGCCGCGATGGCCGCCACCGAGCCGGTCGACGGTGAACGCGGCGTCTGCGTGCTCACCGCGTCGGTAGCCGCGTTCGAGGGTCAGATCGGCCAGATCCCCTACGCCTCGTCCAAGGCCGGCATCGTCGGGATGACCCTGGTCGCGGCGCGCGACCTGGCGAGCAAGCTGATACGGGTCTGCACGATCGCGCCCGGCACGTTCGACACCCCGCTGCTCGCCCGCCTTTCCGACGACGTCCGGGACAGCCTCGGCAAGGCCGTTCCACATCCGAGCCGTCTTGGCAACCCCGATGAGTTCGGGTCGCTCGCGGCGCAGATTGTGGAGAACTCCATGCTCAACGGAGAGACCATCCGACTCGACGGCGCGATCCGGATGCCCCCGCGGTGA
- a CDS encoding thiolase family protein, translating to MNTAVIVDAVRSPMGKGKPGGQLSGLHAVELLAQTLRGIVERTGIDPGAVEDVIIGCVSQGGEQAATPGRQAWLAAGYPEHVPATTIDRRCGSSQQALHFAAQAVLAGVHDVVLAGGVESMSRVPMGSARMGADVYGPSVTDRYAPGMVSQGIAAELVAARWKIDREAMDAYSARSHARAAAVAEAGGFGGEIVPIRVADRDELVTADETIRAGTTPEKLAGLKRAFTDEAMEERFPEISWSVTAGNSSQITDGASAALVMSEKRANALGLRPRARIVAMSVVGDDPIAMLTAPIPATRKVLAKAGLGLDRMDAVEVNEAFASVPLAWQAEFGIDEEHLNPAGGAIALGHPLGASGIRLFATLLNHLERTGGRYGLQTMCEAGGMANATVMERL from the coding sequence ATGAACACCGCCGTGATCGTCGACGCCGTCCGCTCGCCGATGGGCAAAGGAAAGCCGGGCGGACAGCTCAGCGGCCTGCACGCCGTCGAGCTGCTCGCGCAGACGCTGCGCGGAATCGTGGAGCGCACCGGCATCGACCCCGGCGCCGTCGAAGACGTGATCATCGGCTGCGTCAGCCAGGGAGGGGAGCAGGCCGCGACGCCGGGGCGGCAGGCCTGGCTCGCCGCCGGCTACCCCGAGCACGTCCCCGCGACCACGATCGACAGGCGCTGCGGCTCCTCTCAGCAGGCACTGCACTTCGCCGCACAGGCCGTGTTGGCGGGTGTCCACGACGTGGTCCTCGCCGGTGGGGTCGAGTCGATGAGCCGGGTCCCGATGGGTTCCGCACGAATGGGTGCCGACGTGTATGGCCCCTCGGTCACCGACCGGTACGCGCCGGGGATGGTGTCCCAGGGCATCGCGGCCGAGCTGGTTGCCGCGCGATGGAAGATCGACCGCGAGGCGATGGACGCTTACTCGGCGCGGTCGCACGCTCGCGCGGCGGCGGTCGCCGAGGCCGGAGGTTTCGGAGGCGAGATCGTGCCGATCCGGGTCGCGGACCGTGACGAGCTCGTCACGGCCGACGAGACCATCCGGGCCGGCACCACTCCGGAGAAGCTCGCCGGCCTGAAGCGCGCCTTCACCGACGAGGCCATGGAGGAGCGCTTCCCGGAGATCTCCTGGTCGGTGACCGCCGGCAACTCCTCGCAGATCACCGACGGCGCGAGCGCGGCACTGGTGATGAGCGAGAAGCGGGCGAACGCCCTCGGCCTGCGCCCTCGGGCGCGGATCGTGGCGATGTCGGTGGTCGGCGACGACCCGATCGCCATGCTCACCGCACCGATCCCCGCGACGAGGAAGGTCCTCGCCAAGGCCGGTCTCGGGCTCGACCGGATGGACGCCGTCGAGGTCAACGAGGCCTTCGCCTCCGTGCCGCTGGCATGGCAGGCGGAGTTCGGCATCGACGAGGAACACCTCAACCCCGCGGGCGGTGCGATCGCCCTCGGACACCCGTTGGGCGCCTCCGGTATCAGGTTGTTCGCAACCCTGCTGAACCACCTCGAGCGCACCGGCGGCCGCTACGGCCTGCAGACGATGTGCGAGGCCGGCGGCATGGCCAACGCGACCGTCATGGAAAGGCTCTGA
- a CDS encoding acetate--CoA ligase family protein, translated as MSELIAVTGAEEDVRRVWSPRSVAVIGASSRPGTLSWWPLRLLRQYGFDGAIHAVNPRRPDIDGFPCVPSISEVDGPVDLAIIPLAAADTVVAVKECAAAGVGAVVLPSQGFGELGEEGRAQERELLGAAREAGMRVVGPNTDGVANLAAGALASIQPLFGQGVRPGKVAVVTQSGATAASLLVRFDAEGIGCRLYASAGNEIDLGLADYLSVALQDPEVEIVVSFVEAIRRPDDFVAVAELAARLGKPIVLIKVGRTEQAAARAAAHTGALAGPDRIYDALFRSLGVIRVAELAEIVAVVKLYLGVGAPRSTGMGVMSVSGGQAGAIADRAADFHVTVPALTRGAQDRLMELLPFGSPLNPCDLTGEVAKRHDLAAEVYRIYDTDPGIDLVVYARKELTGEAGRAAAANLVAARSKGSTPLAIYAMDGRLNPDETTTYAEAGVPVFTSLAELLTAHGALVQHAATVAARTERAPRTAAPRGEFPAGAGPLAEDAARALLAAYGLHSPASEVVPDVESAVAAAERIGYPVAVKVVSDTIAHKTEAGGVVLGLVGADAVRRAGETVLANARRHLGGGPDDLADGLLVQRQVVDGVEIIAGLVVDPQFGPFVLLGTGGVLTELLADAVLRPAPVTPADVREMLGEIRGKVLLEGFRGAPPADVDALVDAVVALSELGADHTDHITELDLNPLLVRPAGLGVVAVDALVVTRDGTREDPA; from the coding sequence ATGAGCGAGCTGATCGCGGTCACCGGCGCCGAGGAGGACGTCCGGCGCGTGTGGTCGCCGCGCTCCGTCGCGGTGATCGGTGCCAGCAGCCGGCCGGGAACGCTCAGCTGGTGGCCGCTGCGCCTGCTGCGGCAGTACGGGTTCGACGGAGCGATCCACGCTGTCAACCCTCGTCGGCCGGATATCGACGGCTTCCCGTGCGTGCCGTCGATCTCCGAGGTCGATGGGCCTGTCGACCTCGCCATCATCCCGCTCGCGGCGGCGGACACCGTCGTCGCGGTGAAAGAGTGCGCGGCCGCGGGAGTCGGGGCCGTGGTGCTGCCGTCGCAGGGCTTCGGTGAGCTGGGCGAGGAGGGTCGGGCTCAGGAACGGGAGTTGCTCGGCGCCGCCCGCGAGGCCGGAATGCGGGTCGTCGGGCCGAACACCGACGGCGTCGCGAACCTGGCCGCGGGGGCGCTGGCCTCCATCCAGCCGTTGTTCGGGCAGGGCGTGCGGCCCGGCAAAGTAGCGGTGGTGACTCAGAGCGGGGCCACCGCGGCGTCGCTGCTGGTCCGGTTCGACGCCGAGGGGATCGGCTGCCGGCTCTACGCGAGCGCGGGCAACGAGATCGACCTCGGCCTCGCCGACTACCTGTCCGTGGCTCTGCAGGACCCCGAGGTCGAGATCGTGGTGTCCTTTGTGGAGGCGATCCGCCGCCCCGATGATTTCGTGGCCGTCGCGGAGCTTGCGGCCCGGCTGGGCAAGCCCATCGTGCTGATCAAGGTCGGACGCACCGAACAGGCAGCGGCCCGTGCCGCGGCGCACACCGGCGCCCTCGCGGGCCCCGACCGGATCTACGACGCGCTGTTCCGCTCACTCGGTGTCATCCGGGTTGCCGAACTCGCCGAAATCGTCGCGGTGGTGAAGCTGTACCTCGGGGTCGGCGCCCCGCGTTCGACGGGGATGGGTGTGATGTCGGTGTCCGGTGGGCAGGCCGGCGCCATCGCCGACCGGGCCGCGGACTTCCACGTCACCGTCCCCGCCCTGACGCGCGGCGCGCAGGACCGGCTCATGGAGCTGCTGCCCTTCGGCTCGCCGCTGAACCCATGCGATCTCACGGGCGAGGTGGCGAAGCGGCACGACCTGGCGGCGGAGGTCTACCGGATCTATGACACCGATCCGGGCATCGACCTGGTCGTCTACGCGCGCAAGGAACTCACCGGCGAGGCCGGCAGGGCCGCGGCGGCGAATCTGGTGGCCGCCCGGTCCAAGGGCTCGACGCCACTGGCCATCTACGCGATGGACGGCCGGCTCAACCCCGACGAGACCACCACTTACGCCGAGGCGGGCGTGCCGGTCTTCACCTCACTGGCCGAGCTGCTCACTGCGCATGGCGCGCTGGTCCAGCATGCCGCGACCGTGGCTGCCCGCACCGAGCGTGCACCGCGGACCGCCGCCCCGCGCGGCGAGTTCCCCGCCGGCGCCGGGCCGCTGGCCGAGGACGCTGCGCGCGCCCTGCTGGCCGCCTATGGACTGCACAGTCCCGCGTCCGAGGTCGTCCCGGATGTGGAGTCCGCCGTCGCGGCCGCGGAGCGGATAGGCTACCCGGTCGCGGTCAAGGTCGTCAGCGACACGATCGCGCACAAGACCGAGGCCGGCGGGGTGGTGCTCGGGCTCGTCGGCGCCGACGCCGTCCGGCGGGCAGGGGAGACGGTCCTCGCCAACGCCCGCCGCCACCTCGGCGGTGGCCCGGATGACCTGGCCGACGGCCTGCTCGTCCAGCGACAGGTCGTGGACGGCGTCGAGATCATCGCGGGGCTGGTGGTGGATCCGCAGTTCGGCCCGTTCGTATTGCTCGGCACCGGTGGCGTGCTGACCGAGCTGCTGGCCGACGCCGTGCTGCGGCCCGCGCCGGTCACTCCGGCCGACGTGCGGGAGATGCTCGGCGAGATCAGGGGAAAGGTCTTGCTCGAGGGCTTCCGCGGTGCTCCGCCCGCCGATGTCGACGCCCTCGTCGACGCCGTCGTGGCACTCTCCGAGCTGGGAGCCGACCACACGGACCACATCACCGAGCTCGACCTCAACCCCCTGCTCGTCCGGCCCGCCGGGCTCGGGGTGGTCGCGGTCGACGCGCTCGTCGTGACCCGAGACGGCACCAGGGAGGACCCCGCATGA
- a CDS encoding AtuA-related protein: protein MGATLRVADIAHGRSGDKGDICNVGIVAYDRAGYELLCRELTEEKVAAHFGDLVRGAVTRYELPGIISLNFVLTGALDGGGTQSLRSDHLGKTMYAWLLRMELPDDPGVTRYPSGPEAEVRA, encoded by the coding sequence GTGGGAGCCACGCTTCGTGTCGCCGACATCGCCCACGGGCGGTCCGGCGACAAGGGCGACATCTGCAACGTCGGGATCGTCGCCTATGACCGGGCCGGGTACGAGCTGTTGTGCAGGGAACTGACCGAGGAGAAGGTCGCCGCGCACTTCGGGGACCTGGTGCGTGGCGCCGTCACCCGTTACGAGCTGCCGGGCATCATCTCGCTGAACTTCGTGCTCACCGGCGCGCTCGATGGTGGCGGCACCCAGTCCCTGCGGTCGGACCACCTGGGCAAGACCATGTACGCCTGGCTGCTGCGAATGGAACTGCCCGACGACCCGGGCGTCACCCGGTACCCCTCCGGTCCCGAGGCCGAGGTGCGGGCATGA